Within the Pseudonocardia alni genome, the region ACCCGGCCGCCCACCTCGGCGACCGGCAGGTCGGTGGACGCGAGCAGCCGCCGCGCCTCCCGCATCCGGCGCTCGGTGATCCACTGCTGCACGGTCCGCCCGGTCCCGCGGCGGACGACGGTCGTCAGGTGCCCCGGGGTGAGCCCGACGGCGGCGGCGACGTCGCGCAGCGACAGCGGATCGGCGTACCGCTCCTCGACGACGGTGAACACCGCCGCGAGCAACGGGTCGCCGGACTCGGCGGGCACGTCGTCGACGAGCCGGCCCAGCGCCACCAGCAGCAGGGTCAGGTGGGCGCGGGCGGCCTCGGCGTGACCGTCGCGACGGTGGGAGAGCTCATCGTCGAGGTCGGCGAAGCGGGCCCGCCAGGTCGCCCGGTCCGCCGGCGGGACGCCGATCCGCTGGCCACCGCCGCGGTGGCGTCCGACGAACGGCGCAAGCAGCGGGTGGTCCCGCCAGGACGCGGGCGCGACCGCATCGGCCGGGAAGATGACCGACCACAGCTCGCCGGGCGGCGCCGCGTCCTCCGCGGCGTGGTCGACCACGGCGCCCGGGGCGACGACGAACGCGTCGCCCTCGCCCAGCTCCCAGGTACGCCCGTCGACCCGGTACGTGCACGCGCCCCGCACGACGTGCACCAGCGTCAGGAAGTCGTGCGCGTGCGGTCCGCGCACCCGCGGCAGGTCCACCGGCCCGTCGACGTGCTGGACCGCGATCGGCACCGGGCTGTGCGCGAAACCGATCAGCGGTACGTCCGAACTTCGTCCCACCACGACCACGGATCGTGCCTTGTGAGCAGCTCGGACGCCATGGAGAGTCGATGGGGTACTCGAAGTTCGTCCGAGGGGGAGCGATGACCACCCACGCCCACACGCCGGCGCTCGTCAGCTCGCGGCTGCTGCCCGGCTACGACACCGTGGCCCGGCTCAGCGGTGCCCTCCCGATGTACTGGCGGCTGCTGGCCCAGGCCGGTATCGGCCCACGGGACCGCGTGCTGGAGATCGGCTGCGGCACCGGGAACGTGGTGCTGCGGGCGAAGGAGGCCGTCCCGACGGCGACCGTGTGCGGGATCGACCCCGACCCGGCGGCGGTCGCCGTGGCCCGCCGGAAGGCCGTCGCGGCGGGACTGGACGTGGACTTGCAGGTCGGCGTCGCCGAGGACCTGCCCCTCGACGACGGCAGCGTCGACCGGGTCCTGTCCTCGCTGATGCTGCACCACATCGCCGTCGACGCCCGGGTCGCGGCGCTGCGGGAGGCGCACCGCGTCCTGACGCCGGGCGGGAGCCTGCACCTGGTCGACCTCGACCACGATCCGCGCACCGGCGGACGGATGCACCCCGTCCACAGGGCGCTGTCGCTCCTGGCGCGCCTCGACCCGGCCCACCGCGGATCCCGGCACGGTGGGCACGGTGGGCACGGCCACGGACACGGCCATGCCGCGCAGCCGGTGCCGGACCTGCTCGGCGCCGCGGGGTTCGCCGAGGCGGTGGTCGTCGGACACGGGGCGACCAGGATGGGGCCGATCACCTACTACCGTGCGGAGCGCTGAGCGGTCCCGTTACCCTCCCGTGCGGAAGCGTGGCAGAGCGGCCGAATGCACCCGCCTTGAAAGCGGGCGTCCGAAAGGACCGGGGGTTCGAATCCCCCCGCTTCCGCCACAGGTCAGACCCATGATCGACGATCACGACCGGTCCCCCGGGTCCTCGTTGACAACAACGGGTGACAACAACCCGCCGGTGACAGCGCGCACTGAGCTGTGCGGGGAGCTGCTCTCGTGACAGCGAGCGTCAGCAGGACGTTCTCGGTGATCATTTGTCGAGCCCCCCTCCGGACCGGTGAGGACCTTCTTCACGTCTTCAAGCCGGCCCTGACGGGCCGGACGGGCGGCGTCGCTGCCGTCCGCCTATCGCCTCCGGCCCGGCGGCCGGCGCGCGCACGCCCGCCACCGTCGACCAACTCGAAACGACGAGAAGCCGCACCGCCGGGACGAACCGAGGGTGCGGCAACGAGCAGAGGCCGGCGCCCGAGCAGGCCACGGGAGGTGAGCCGGGCCGACGGACGTCGAGGGGAGACCTACCCCGACTCAGCCGGGGGCCAGCTCATCCGAACGCTGCGCGCGCGACCTCGGCATCTTGATCCGGTGTGCCGCCGGACACGCCGATTCCACCGATCAAGACGCCGGCCTCGTCGAACACCGGCATTCCTCCGCCCATCAGGAGCAGGTCGCTGATGTGGTCGAAATGTGGCAGCGGCTGTCCGGGCTGAACCGGCGTGCTCAGGGCCTCGCTCGGCGACTGGAACATCACAGCTGTGCGTGCTTTCGCCACCGCCAGGTCGTGTGAGGCGAGCCAAGCGCCGTCCATCCGGACGAAGGCCACCATGTTCGCCCCGGCGTCGAGGACGGCGAACACGGCGCGTAGCCCCATGCGGTCGGCTGCATCGCGCCCCTGCTCGATCAGTCGGTGTGCGTGGTCGATACCGATCCCGCGGTACGGCACAGTCCGAGGCTCAGGCATTCTGCGTCCATTCGGTGGCCTGCCACTGCTTCGCCGCCTCGATCGTCTCGACGGGACGCATCGTTCGGTACAGGTGCTCGGAGGCCGGAATCACCTCGACCATGGCGTCGATCATCTCCTGCGGGTCGGCCTGTCCGGTCAGCGATTCCGAGAAGTCCGGCATCGGCACCACTGCACTACTCGCGTCGTACCACTGTTCGTAGCTCTCGGCGCCGGTGTCGTTGAAGCCGGTGCCGAACACGCCGGGGTTGATCGTCGCGACCTTCACCCCGTGCGGTTCGAGCTCGGCCTTCATCGAGCCGGCCACGGCTTCGATCGCGTGCTTGGTCGCGCAGTACGCCCCGAGGAACGGGACGACGAGGATGCCTCCCATGGAGGAGGTCCAGACCACCTTGCCGGATTTGCGTGCAACCATCTTCGGGACGATCGACTGGACGAGCTGTAGATGGCCGAACAGGTTGACATCGAATGACTCGCGGACCCGCTGCAACGGAATGTCGACCATCGAGCCGCCTTCCATCACACCGGCGTTGAGCACGAGCACGTCCGGGTCGAACGAGCCGGCATGGTCGAGATCGATCGGGTCGAGCAGGTTCAGCTTGATCACCTGCAGCTCGACGCCGGCTCGCTTGGCCTCTGCGCGCAGGTCGCGGACCTGCGGCCAGGTCTCCGCCGTGGCGACGACCTGATGTCCCTGTCCTGCGAGCGCAAGGACTGTTCCTCGCCCGAAGCCCGAGCTTGCCCCGGTGACCAGGATCTTCTGCGTCATGATAGCTCCGTAACTATCTGGATGGATACGTTCACTAGCCTGTCAGCGCCGCCGAGGCCTGTCAATAACTGGCTAGTTACCTACGCCGGTCAGTAGGCTGTGGAGGTGCCGCCAGATGCGACCGAGACCAAGCGTCGGATCCTGGCCGCCGCACGATCGGAGTTCGCGCAGTACGGCTTGGCCGGAGCGCGGATCGACCGCATCGCCGACCGGGCCAGCGCGAACAAGAGGTCGATCTACGTCCACTTCGGCCCCAAGGAGAAGCTCTTCGATCGGGTTGTCGCGCAGGGGCTCGTCGAACTGGCCGAAGCCGTGAGCTTCACTCCAGACGATCTTCCCGGCTACGCCGGCCGCCTGTTCGACCATCTGCTGGTCGACCCGACGATCCTCCGCCTGTCGACGTGGGCGAATCTGGAACGCCCTGATGCGACCTCCGGAGAGGCTGAGACCTATCGCGCCAAGGTGGAAGCGCTCAAGGATCAGTTCGGTGACAGTGCAGTCGACGTTCTCGTCCTGGTCCTCGGACTGGTCACGGCCTGGGCGACTGCATCCCCCTCTCTGCGAACCCTCGCCGGGGGCGAGCCGTGGTCGTCCACGCGCCTCGCGGAGCACCGCCGAGTGATGACCGCGAGCGTCGCGACCCTCGAAGCGGCGTGCGCTGAGCATCCTGTCGATCGACCGGACGCCGGCCATGCTGTGTGACGGGTCCATACCATCGCGACAGAAGAGCACGGGGATATCGCCGTAGCGTCGGGGGCTGACCACAACCGTGACCGCAACCCGCCGGAGAATCGCGAGACACCGCTGGACGACGACGGACTCCTGACCTGCAAGATCGGGTCGACGAGGAGGCATCCCAGTGGCCTCGAAAGCGGGCGTCCGAAAGGACCGGGGGTTCGAATCCCCCCGCTTCCGCCACTCTCGCCGCCGATCACCCCCGTCGCCGGAGCGCGTTCCCGTGCTTGCGGACGGCGAAGTCGTGCGCATCGACCAGCAGCTCCTGCGCCCGCGGCCAGGTCGTGTCCGGATCCACCACCGCCACCCAGTGGTGGGCGGCGTAGACGGGGTGCGGGAACAGCACGTCGCGGGTCGCCGGGTCGATGCCCGGATCGGTCGGGAACAGCTCCCGGTAGCGGACGGTCGGCAGCCCGATGTTGAGCCGGAACGCGCCGGGGCGGTCGAGATCCGAGGCGGTGTCGTTCACGTCGGACCGTACGACCGTCGCCCAGCCCTGGCGGGGGTGCTGCTCGTAGTCGTGGTCCGGGTCGTGGATCGCGAACGCGTCCCCGTTCCCCTCGACGATCCGGGTGCCGGGGAACCCGGCGAGTACGGCGATGACCTGCTCGGCGTCCATGCCGCCAGATCAGCACTTTTCCACGATCGTTCGTCCGGCGGCAGTGTCGCAGATCACATACTCTCGGCGACGACGGCCAGTCGGTCCAGTGACGCCCGCAGCCGGTCCGCGGTGGTGGCGCGGGCCCGCTTCTGGCGGAACGCGTCGTCCGGGGCGAGGCCGGTCCAGTCGTAGGTGCAGCGCACGTGGGTCCTGCCGTCGCCGACGGGCTCCAGCTCCCAGCGCCACAGGTGCCCGGGCGGCGGCTTCCCCGGCTCCGACGGCAACCACGCGACCAGCCGGTCCTCGGTGAACTCGACGACCCGGTTCTCCCGCACCGTGCCCTGGGTGAGCAACATGGCGAAGACGTCGCCGACGGCGCGGACCCGCTGCCCCTGCGCGGCCTCGGCGAGGTTGTCGTTGCCGTCCCACTCGGGCTGTCGGGCGGGGTCGGCGATCAGCTCGAAGATCGTCCCGGGGGCGGCGTCGATCTCCCGGCTGCTGTGCACCACGGTCTGCGGAGTGTCGGTCACGGCCGCAGTGGACCACCGCCCGGCCGGGAGCGGAAGATGTCGGACCCCGCTGCCACGATCACGGGCATGACCGACCGCGCCCACCCCCCGATGCAGGCCGACGTCCTCACCACGCTCACCTCCTGGCTCGACTTCTACCGCGCCACCCTGCTCGGCAAGGTCGAGGGACTGACCGACGAGCAGGTACGGGAGGCGGCGGTGCCGCCGTCGTCGCTCACGCTGCTGGGCCTGGTGCAGCACCTGGCCGCGGTGGAGCGGAACTGGTTCCGGCAGGTCCTGGGCGGCGAGGACGTACCGCCGCTGCATCCGCGCGAGCCCGGGACCGGCCACGACGGCGGGTTCGAGCTCGGGGGCGCGGGCCTCACCGAGGCCCGGGCCGCCTGGGAGGAGGAGGTCGGCAGGGCGCGCGAGGTCGTCGACGCAGCCGGTCTCGACGGCACGGGCTCGCTCGGCGGGAACGCGGTGTCGGTGGTCTGGATCCTCACCCACGTCATCGCCGAGTACGCCCGCCATGCCGGGCACGCCGACCTGGTCCGCGAGCGGATCGACGGGAGCACCGGCGTCTGAGACCGCTCGGCCGCGTTCCGCGGAACGCGGGTCAGCCGCCGCCGGGGTAGGTCGCGAAGGTCCAGAGGTTGCCCTCGGGGTCGGCGACGGCGCAGGCGCGTGTCGGGCCGCTCGCGGCGAAGGAGGTCGGGTGCGGCGCCTGCACGACGGTCCCGCCCGCGTCCGCGACGCGCCGGTGGACGGCGTCGACGTCGTCGTCGGAGCGGCACGCGACGTACACGGCGCCGGCGCGCAGCCCGGCGTGGACGCCGTCGTCGTGTTTCGTGCCGCCGACCAGGACGGTCCCGCCGTCGCGGGTGAGCTCGGCGTGCACGATGTCGCCGACCTCGTCGTGCACGACGACCGACGCGGTGAACCCGGCGGCGTCGACCAGGAAGCGGACCGCGGCGCCCGGGTCGTCGTAGTGCAGGACCGGCCAGACGGTGGAGCTCACCGCCTGACGGTAGCGAACGTCAGCAGAAGCCGCGGAACACCCGGTCGGGCTGCAGCTGCGCATGGTCGGCGAAGTCGGCGAACTCCATGTTCGCGGTCGACACGTTGTTCTCCACCGACCACAGATCCGCTGCGGCGATCCGGAGAGTTCGGCCGGGATCCTGCCGCAGGTCGGCCGCGACGATCGGGAAGCCGTCGTCGAGCAGGGTCCGCTCGTCGACGACGAACAGCAGCGGATGGTGGGCGGCGAGCCCGTCGTCGAGCGCGAACACGACGACGCGGTCGGCGGTCCAGCCGCTGAAGAGATCCTCGGTGACGACGTCGAACGCGGCGAGGAAGGTCTCCTCGTCCGGATCGTCGGGTGCGATGATCCCGAGCAGCTCGTTCCAGGGGCCCTCACCCGAGTCGGCGCAGGTCCGCACCAGCGGCGGGAGGAACGTCACGGGGAACTCCACCCCGCCATCCTCCCGTGGTCGGATCGGGACATGAGCCGCGCACCCAGCGTCGACGGTCGCCGGTTCGCCGGCATCAGCAACTCCGGCGACGGCGAGGTCGGCCGGGCCACCGTCTTCGACTACCACGAGTCCGACGGGCTGGTCTGGGCCGAGTACGCCGGTGGCGATGTCAGGCTCGGCCGACTGGCCGGCACCCGCGACGGCGGCCGGTTGAGCTTCCGCTACGTGCACGTGTCCGTCGACGGCACGTCCAGCTCGGGGCGGTGCGAGGCCCGCCTCGAGGTCCTCGACGACGGCCGGATCCGCTCGCACGAGACCTGGGCCTGGGAGTCCCGGCCGGGCACCGGGGAGAGCGTCGTCGAGGAGATCACGGGTCCCATCTGACGGTGAGCGAGCTGCGGTGGGCCCCGGACCGGCCGCCGTCGTGCAGGGTCGACCGCGTTCCGCGGAACGCGAGACCGTCCTGCTCGCCCGCGTCCCGCTCCGGCGTCACGGCGTCGCCGCCCGTCCCCCGGATCCCGCAGCGGCACCGGCGGTCCGCACCAGCCGTCGCGCCTCCTCGATCTCCGGCGGCCCCGGGACGTCCGGCAGCACCCCGGTGGCGGTGCGCAGCCCGCGCAGCGTGAGGGTCGTCGGCCAGTCCGTCGTCGGCAGCCCGGGCAGGCCGTAGAGCCTCCGGGCCCAGCGCGGCAGGGTGGCCAGGGCGAGCGTGGACAGGCCCGCGATCCCGAGCCGGACCTGCAGCGGCGCCGCGCCCTGCGGGGCGAACAGGTTCCCGGCCGCACGGCGGGCCTCGTCGGTCATCCGCAGCCGGGGGCGCACCGCGGCCATGTACTCGGCCATCTCGGCCACCGACGACGGCACGGTCGCCGGGTCGATGCCGACCACCTCGGCTGCCCGGACGCTCTCGGCGACGTAGGTCTCCGCCGAGTCGTCGTCGAGCAGACCCGACCGGCGGGCGACGTCGGTGTAGGACTCGATCTCCGCGGCGTGCACCCAGAGCAGGCCCTCCGGGGCGTCGATCCGGTAGCTCTCGCCGTTGTCCGGGTCGTGCCCGCGCAGCCCGGCGTGCAGTCCCCGGACGCGGGCGCCGGCCCGGTCGACGTCGGCAGCGGTCCGAACGTGCGGGTCCCGACGAACTCGACGGTCCGCTGGAACCGCGCGTAGGACTTCTTCGGGTCGAACAGCGCCGAGTTCTGGTACGTCCCGCGCATCACCCGCGGGTCCAGCGACTGCAGCAGCAGCGCGCGCATCCCGGCGACCCACATCACGGGTTCGAGGTGCACCCGCCAGGTCACCGAACCGGGGCCGAACAGACCGTGATCCACCATGTGCTCCAGGACACCCCGCGCGGGGTGGGAGCGCACGTCGATCACCGGAACCCGGGGTTCGACCCGGGGACATCCCGGAGGAGGAACCGGACAGCTCGGGCATGCTGGAACCATGCTCCGCCTCATCCTGAACGTGGTCTGGCTGGTCCTCTCCGGCTTCTGGCTGTTCCTCGGCTACATGCTCGCCGGGATCGTCGCCTGCCTGCTGGTCGTGACCATCCCGTTCGGGATCGCGTCGTTCCGGATCGGGCTCTACGCATTGTGGCCGTTCGGGCGCGACGTCGTGCGCGACCCGCGGGCCGGGGCGGCGTCGACGATCGGCAACGTGCTGTGGATCGTGCTGTTCGGCTGGTGGCTGGTGCTCGGGCACATCGGCACCGCGCTCGCGCTCGCCGTCACGATCATCGGGCTGCCGCTGGCCTGGGCGAACCTGAAGCTCATCCCGGTCTCGCTGCTGCCGCTGGGGTCGCGGATCGTCGACACCGAGGCCTACGTGCCCGGCTCGCGGGTCGCGGTCTGACAGCTCAGCCGGCGTCGGTCAGGAACTCCACACCCGCCCGGGCCAGCAGGCCCGGGTCGTGCACCCCGCACAGCTCGCGCGCCGAGTGCATCGACAGCACCGGGATGCCGACGTCGACGGTCCGGATCCCGAGCCGGGTCGCCATGATCGGCCCGACGGTGGATCCGCACGGCACGGTGTTCTTCGAGACGAACACCTGGTTCGGCACGTCCGCGGTGCGGCAGGCCCGCTTCCAGGCGGCCGCGCCCGGCGCATCGGTGGCGTAGCGCTGCACCGCGTTGACCTTCAGCGACGGCCCCCGGTTCGGCACCGACAGGTGGTCCGGATCGTGCTTGTCCAGGTGGTTGGGGTGCGCGGCGTGCGTGACGTCCACCGACAGGCAGCGCGAGCGGGCGAACACCGCGTGCCGGGCGTCGAACCCGCCGGCCAGCCGGGTCAGCACCGTCTCCAGCAGCGGCCCGGCCGCGCCGGTCGCGCTGGCCGAGCCGATCTCCTCGTGGTCGAACCCGACGAACACCGGGACGGTGCCCGGGTCCCGCTCGACGGCGGTGAGCAGCGCGCTGATCCCGGCGTGCACCGAGGCCAGGTTGTCCAGCCGCGGGGCGGCGAGCAGCTCGTCGTCGCGGCCGAGAGTGGCCGGCGGGGTCAGGTCGTAGGTGAACAGGTCGTGCGCCGCGACGTCCTCGGGGTCCTCGCCGACGCGCACGGCGAGGAACTCCACCAGGTCGCCGCCGTCCGGGTCGCCGAGCCCCCAGATCGGGAGCAGGTGCCGCTGCGGGTCCAGGGTCAGGCCCTGGTTCACACCGCGGTCGAGGTGGATCGCCAGCTGCGGGATGCGCAGCAGCGGCCGGTCCACCCGCACCGGGACGACCCGGCCGTCGTAGAGCGCGAGACGCCCGGCGAGGCCGAGGTCGCGGTCCAGCCAGGAGTTCCACAGCGCGCCGCCGTAGACCTCCACCCCGACCTGGCGCCACCCGGCGACGCCGACGTCGGGGTTGGGCTTGACCTTGAAACCGGGCGAGTCGGTGTGCGCGGCGAAGATCCGCAGCGGCGCACCGGGCCCGGACGCGGGCTGCCACCAGGCCAGGACCGTGCCGTCGCGGACCAGGTAGCGCCCGCCCGGCCCGTCGGCCCACGGCTCGTCCTCGTGCTGCTCGGTGAAGCCCGCCGCGGACAACCGGCGGACGGCCTCGGCCACCGCGTGGTACGGCGACGGGCTCGCGGTGAGGAACGAGGCGAGGTCACGTGCAGCGTCGGTCACGTGGGGCATCCTGGCAGCAATGACCGACAGCTTCGACGTGGTGGTGGTGGGCGCGGGGTCCGCGGGGTGCACCCTCGCGGGCCGGCTGGCCGGGCGCGGTGTGCGCACGGCCCTGGTCGAGGCGGGCGCCGTCGTCGTCCCACCGGATTCGACGCCGATCGCCTCGCTCGCCGCGACCGCCCCCGGCCACGTCCTGAACTGGGCCTACCGGGCGACGCTGTGCCAGGGCCGGGAGTGCACCGTGCCGCGCGGACGCGTGCTGGGCGGCTCCGGCGCGATCAACGGCGGCTACTTCGTGCGCGCCGTCCCGGCGGACTTCGCGGACTGGGGCGTCCCGGGCTGGTCCTACGACGACGTCCTGCCGTACTACCGGCGGCTGGAGCGCGACCTCGACTTCTGCACCTCCGACCGGCACGGCGACGCCGGTCCGCTGCGCATCTCACGGCCCTCGGGCCGGCTGCGGGCCGCGACGACCGACCCGTTCCTGGCCGCCTGCCTCGCGCTCGGCCACCCCGAGGAGCCGGACAAGAACGCCGGTGGCCCACCCGGAGCGGGTCCGATCCCGACCAACGCCGTCGACGGGCGCCGGGTCAGCGCCGCCACCGCCTACCTGCCGCCGCCGTGGGGGAACGCGGAGTGGAAGGACGCGCTGACCGTGTTCGGGGGGACCCCGGTCGAGACCCTGGTGCTCGACGGCGACCGGGTCACCGGCGTGCGCGTCGGTGGTCGCACCCTGCACGCGGCCGAGACCGTCGTGACGGCGGGCGCGGTCGGCACCCCGGCGCTGCTGCAGCGCTCCGGGATCGGGCCGGAGGACACCCTGCGGGCCGCGGGCGTCGCGGTGGCGCACGAGCTGCCCGGGGTCGGGCGTGGCTGGTCGGACCACCCCGCGGTGTTCCTGCCGCTGCGCAGCGGGCTGCCGGACCCGCCCGCCGACGCCGTCGCCCCGCAGGCCGCGCTCAACCTCGACTCCGGGACCGACCCGGCCGGTGACCTGGAGATCCTGCTGTTCGCGCACCCGTTCGCACCCGGCGGTCCCGCGCACCTGATGTGCGCGGTGCAGCGCCCGGACAGCCTCGGGATGCTCGCCATCACCTCCCCGGACCACGACGACCCGCCCCGGCTGGACTTCCGCTACCTGCGCACCACCTCCGACCGGCACCGGATGCGGGCCGCGGTGCGGATCGCCGCGGAGATCCTGCGCGCCGCGGGCTGGGACCGCGCGGGCCCCGACGACGGCGGCCCCGCCGGCTGGGAGCTCGGCAACGACACCCGGCTCGACGGCTGGATCCGCGACCACCTGACGACCTCGGTGCACCTGTCCGGCAGCGCCGCGATGGGCTCCGGGCCGGATGCCGTCGTGGACGCCGACCTGCGGGTGCACGGCCTGGCCGGGCTCCGGGTGGCGGACACCTCGGTCCTGCCCCGCGCGCCGCGGCGCGGACCGGCCGCGACCGCGATCATGATCGGGGAGCGCGCCGCCGACCTGGTGTGCGGCATCGAGGGGGAACACCGTGCATGACGAGGTCACCGTCCACATGGCGGCACCGGCCGAGCGGGTCTGGGAGCTGGTCTCCGACATCCGCAACACCGGCCGGTTCTCACCCGAGACCGTCGACGCGCAGTGGCTGGGCGGCGCGACCGGCCCGGCCGTCGGTGTCCGTTTCCGCGGCAAGGTCGTCCGCAACGGACGCGGCCCGACCTACTGGTCGGAGTGCGAGATCACCGCCTGCGAGCCGGGCCGCGAGTTCGGCTTCGTCGTGCTCCTGCCCGGCGGCCGGCGGATCAACCACTGGCACTACCGGTTCACCCCGGCCCCCGCGCCGGACGGCACCGCGGGCACCGACGTCACCGAGTCCTTCCGGCTGGAGCCCTCGGCCGGCACCCGGCTCTACTGGACGTTGCTGGGGTGGGCCCGCGGGCGCACCAACCGCGAGGGGATGCGGACGACCCTGGAACGCATCCGCGCGGTGGTGGAGGATCCCGCGGTGTGATCCGTCCCGCCCGCGTCGCCGACGTCCCCGCCCTGCGTGAGATCGAGCGCGCCGCGGGGGAGACGTTCCGGGAGATCGGGCTCGACGTCGTCGCCGACGAGGAGCCGCCACCGGCCGCGGTACTGGCCGCGTACGTCGTGGCGGGGCGGGCGTGGGTGGCCGAGAGGAGCGCAGGCGGAACGAGCATCGGTGCCGAGAGGAGCGCAGTCGGAACGAGCATCGGTGCCGAGAGGAGCGCAGTCGGAACGAGCATCGGTGCCGGGCTCGTCGGGTACCTGATCGCCGATCTCGTCGACGGCTGTGCGCACGTCGAGCAGGTGTCGGTGCTGCCGTCGCAGCGCGGACGACGGATCGGGGAGGGCCTGGTCGAGCACCTCGCCGGCTGGGCCCGGGACCGCGGCCTGCCCGCGCTGACCCTCACCACCTACCGGGACGTGCCGTGGAACGGCCCGCACTGGGTGCGGCTCGGTTTCCGTGAGCTGATCGCGCCCGGCCCGGGGCTGCGCGCGATCCGGGAGCACGAGGCCGCGCGCGGTCTCGACGTGTGGCCGCGGCTCGCGATGCGCCGTGAACTGGCCGGATCCTGACGGTCCCCGGCCGTAGGGTCGGGCCCATGAGCAACCCGTTCCTCGCCCCGAGCGCGCTGCCGTGGGGGCTGCCCGACACCTCCCGGATCACCGACGAGCACTATCTGCCCGCGTTCGAGGCCGGGACGGCCGAGCAGCGCGCCGAGGTGGCGGCGATCGTCGCGGGGGAGGGCGGACCGACCTTCGACGACACCGTCGTCGCCCTGGAGCGCTCCGGTGCCACGCTGGACCGGGTGGCGCGGCTGTTCTTCACGCGCGTCTCGGCGGACTCCTCGCCCGCGGTGCGCGAGATCGAGGCGCAGGTGGCGCCGATGCTCGCCGCCCACGCCGACGCGATCGCGCTGGACCCAGGCCTGTTCGCCCGGATCGACGCGCTGCACGCCCGTCGCCACGACCTCGGTCTCGATGCCGAGTCGCTGCGGCTGCTCGAGCGCCACCACCGCGACATGGTGCGCGCCGGGGCCCGGCTCGGCCCCGAGGAGCAGGTCCGGCTGCGGGAGCTGAACGCCGAGCTGTCCGGGCTGACCACCCGGTTCGGTGCGGCGCTGCTGGCCGGGGCGAACGCCGCGGCCGTGCACGTCACCGACCGCGACCGGCTCGGTGGCCTGTCCGACGACGCGGTCGCCGCCGCCGCGACCGCCGCGGCCGAGCGCGGTCACGACGACGGCTGGCTGATCACCCTGGTCCTGCCGACCGCGCAGCCCGCACTGGCGGTGCTCACCGACCGGTCACTGCGCGAGGAGCTGTTCCGTGCGTCCACCGGGCGCGGGCAGGGCGGCGAGCACGACACCCGTGACACCGTCCTCGCGATCGTGCGGCTGCGCGCCGAGCGGGCCGCGCTGCTCGGGTACCCCGACCACGCGTCGTACGTGATCGACGACGCGACCGCGGGGACGGCGGAGGCCGCCGTCGCGATGCTGGAGTCGCTGGTCCCCGCCGCCGTCGCCAACGCCGACCGGGAGGCCGCGGAGCTGGCCGGCGGTGTCGAGGGCGACCTGGAGCCGTGGGACTGGGCGTTCGAGGCGGAGCGGGTGCGCCGCGAGCGCTACGCCGTCGACGACGCCGCGCTGCGCCCGTACCTGGAGCTCGACCGGGTGATCACCGACGGCGTGTTCCGCGCCGCGTCCGGGCTGTACGGGATCACCTTCACCGAGCACACCGACCTGCCCGCCTACCACCCGGACGTGCGCTGGTGGGAGGTCCGTG harbors:
- a CDS encoding SDR family oxidoreductase; protein product: MTQKILVTGASSGFGRGTVLALAGQGHQVVATAETWPQVRDLRAEAKRAGVELQVIKLNLLDPIDLDHAGSFDPDVLVLNAGVMEGGSMVDIPLQRVRESFDVNLFGHLQLVQSIVPKMVARKSGKVVWTSSMGGILVVPFLGAYCATKHAIEAVAGSMKAELEPHGVKVATINPGVFGTGFNDTGAESYEQWYDASSAVVPMPDFSESLTGQADPQEMIDAMVEVIPASEHLYRTMRPVETIEAAKQWQATEWTQNA
- a CDS encoding DinB family protein; its protein translation is MTDRAHPPMQADVLTTLTSWLDFYRATLLGKVEGLTDEQVREAAVPPSSLTLLGLVQHLAAVERNWFRQVLGGEDVPPLHPREPGTGHDGGFELGGAGLTEARAAWEEEVGRAREVVDAAGLDGTGSLGGNAVSVVWILTHVIAEYARHAGHADLVRERIDGSTGV
- a CDS encoding GlcG/HbpS family heme-binding protein is translated as MPYRGIGIDHAHRLIEQGRDAADRMGLRAVFAVLDAGANMVAFVRMDGAWLASHDLAVAKARTAVMFQSPSEALSTPVQPGQPLPHFDHISDLLLMGGGMPVFDEAGVLIGGIGVSGGTPDQDAEVARAAFG
- a CDS encoding DUF6924 domain-containing protein codes for the protein MEFPVTFLPPLVRTCADSGEGPWNELLGIIAPDDPDEETFLAAFDVVTEDLFSGWTADRVVVFALDDGLAAHHPLLFVVDERTLLDDGFPIVAADLRQDPGRTLRIAAADLWSVENNVSTANMEFADFADHAQLQPDRVFRGFC
- a CDS encoding SRPBCC family protein, with the protein product MTDTPQTVVHSSREIDAAPGTIFELIADPARQPEWDGNDNLAEAAQGQRVRAVGDVFAMLLTQGTVRENRVVEFTEDRLVAWLPSEPGKPPPGHLWRWELEPVGDGRTHVRCTYDWTGLAPDDAFRQKRARATTADRLRASLDRLAVVAESM
- a CDS encoding DUF6194 family protein, which translates into the protein MDAEQVIAVLAGFPGTRIVEGNGDAFAIHDPDHDYEQHPRQGWATVVRSDVNDTASDLDRPGAFRLNIGLPTVRYRELFPTDPGIDPATRDVLFPHPVYAAHHWVAVVDPDTTWPRAQELLVDAHDFAVRKHGNALRRRG
- a CDS encoding AraC family transcriptional regulator; the encoded protein is MVGRSSDVPLIGFAHSPVPIAVQHVDGPVDLPRVRGPHAHDFLTLVHVVRGACTYRVDGRTWELGEGDAFVVAPGAVVDHAAEDAAPPGELWSVIFPADAVAPASWRDHPLLAPFVGRHRGGGQRIGVPPADRATWRARFADLDDELSHRRDGHAEAARAHLTLLLVALGRLVDDVPAESGDPLLAAVFTVVEERYADPLSLRDVAAAVGLTPGHLTTVVRRGTGRTVQQWITERRMREARRLLASTDLPVAEVGGRVGYADPGYFARRFRAAHGVPAATWRAGPGTP
- a CDS encoding YccF domain-containing protein, with product MLRLILNVVWLVLSGFWLFLGYMLAGIVACLLVVTIPFGIASFRIGLYALWPFGRDVVRDPRAGAASTIGNVLWIVLFGWWLVLGHIGTALALAVTIIGLPLAWANLKLIPVSLLPLGSRIVDTEAYVPGSRVAV
- a CDS encoding TetR/AcrR family transcriptional regulator — protein: MPPDATETKRRILAAARSEFAQYGLAGARIDRIADRASANKRSIYVHFGPKEKLFDRVVAQGLVELAEAVSFTPDDLPGYAGRLFDHLLVDPTILRLSTWANLERPDATSGEAETYRAKVEALKDQFGDSAVDVLVLVLGLVTAWATASPSLRTLAGGEPWSSTRLAEHRRVMTASVATLEAACAEHPVDRPDAGHAV
- a CDS encoding VOC family protein, whose translation is MSSTVWPVLHYDDPGAAVRFLVDAAGFTASVVVHDEVGDIVHAELTRDGGTVLVGGTKHDDGVHAGLRAGAVYVACRSDDDVDAVHRRVADAGGTVVQAPHPTSFAASGPTRACAVADPEGNLWTFATYPGGG
- a CDS encoding class I SAM-dependent methyltransferase translates to MTTHAHTPALVSSRLLPGYDTVARLSGALPMYWRLLAQAGIGPRDRVLEIGCGTGNVVLRAKEAVPTATVCGIDPDPAAVAVARRKAVAAGLDVDLQVGVAEDLPLDDGSVDRVLSSLMLHHIAVDARVAALREAHRVLTPGGSLHLVDLDHDPRTGGRMHPVHRALSLLARLDPAHRGSRHGGHGGHGHGHGHAAQPVPDLLGAAGFAEAVVVGHGATRMGPITYYRAER